A genomic region of Anopheles coustani chromosome 3, idAnoCousDA_361_x.2, whole genome shotgun sequence contains the following coding sequences:
- the LOC131258523 gene encoding cadherin EGF LAG seven-pass G-type receptor 1-like: METLYTGHIHGFPPTANISYSALSTTWGSQGGLIALGVVLGSSVSLVGLAFAFITYSLFSDLKSLAGTTLLSLLATLFMSQLLFVIGVGGVQDPELCMSLSLALLFMKLASLCWLCCCCHHALVMFRCNNNLNASPEPSMGRTLLNYSIISWGFPLLMLGVAAAFKYKEQEIKISGAQLIAQIVQELNGDNHCWLMEGSAYIWGFLMPSIFLLFSGFYLACQGGGAIKIAAALQVDSRAKNKLVKKRGLQIGLFFKILVVLSSVACLGAIASLWNIVEFWSIYSIAQGIQGLVIALLVSCNCKVLKLYSVHRSNKSRRGAYRSLKDGDGGRYGVLSVTNPNYDDTVNFINLVDDGVSSLTKMTYKEGIFVDRQDNLVSTGVDSAFNGELSTSLPVNDIPKTPLPISV, translated from the exons ATGGAAACTCTATATACTGGACATATTCACGGGTTTCCACCTACTGCGAACATATCATACAGCGCGCTGAGTACTACATGGGGCTCTCAAGGAGGTCTTATTGCCTTAGGAGTGGTACTTGGTAGTTCTGTCAGTCTAGTTGGTCTTGCTTTTGCATTTATAACGTACAG tttgttttcagATTTAAAGTCGCTAGCTGGTACAACTTTATTGAGTCTATTGGCTACACTATTCATGAGTCAACTTCTTTTTGTTATCGGTGTCGGAGGTGTACAA GATCCTGAATTATGTATGTCCTTATCATTGGCATTGCTTTTCATGAAACTTGCATCACTGTGTTGGTTATGCTGTTGTTGTCATCATGCGCTCGTTATGTTCCGCTGCAATAATAATCTCAACGCAAGTCCTGAACCAAGTATGGGGAGGACACTATTGAACTACAG CATAATTTCCTGGGGATTTCCACTTCTAATGCTTGGTGTAGCGGCAGCTTTCAAGTATAAAGAacaggaaattaaaataagtgGTGCACAACTCATTGCACAGATCGTGCAGGAATTGAACGGAGATAATCATTGCTG GTTAATGGAAGGATCTGCATATATTTGGGGCTTTCTGATGCCCtcgatttttctccttttttctgGCTTTTATCTCGCATGTCAGGGAGGGGGAGCCATTAAAATCGCCGCAGCATTGCAAGTAGATTCGCGAGCGAAGAACAAGCTGGTGAAGAAACGTGGTTTACAAATTGGACTCTTCTTCAAG ATTCTTGTTGTTTTGTCATCTGTTGCCTGCCTCGGTGCTATAGCATCTCTGTGGAACATTGTTGAGTTCTGGTCAATTTATAGCATTGCACAAGGAATACAG GGCTTGGTTATAGCTTTGCTAGTGTCATGTAACTGCAAGGTCCTTAAGCTATATTCTGTTCACCGAAGCAACAAATCACGACGTGGAGCGTATCGTAGTCTCAAGGATGGGGATGGCGGCCGCTATGGGGTGCTTTCAGTGACAAATCCTAACTATGACGATACAGTGAATTTCATAAATCTTGTTGATGACGGTGTGTCCAGCCTAACTAAGATGACATACAAAGAGGGTATTTTTGTCGATCGACAGGACAATTTGGTATCGACAGGTGTCGACAGCGCCTTTAACGGAGAGCTTTCAACATCACTCCCTGTAAACGATATACCGAAAACTCCATTACCAATATCTGTGTAA
- the LOC131259917 gene encoding venom carboxylesterase-6: protein MTIMKFVVLIVTLMLTETNGRTSDKLKVTLPHGGKVIGRYLHSFSGRGILAFLGIPYAKPPIGELRFKASVPYGAWVGERKAITDAPLCTQRDPYRRDEAISGVEDCLQLNIYIPERLNLSSSDKLVPITFPVMVFFHGGGWQCGSGTRSFYGPDFLLEHDVIYIAANFRLGPLGFLSTEQADCPGNNGLKDQSLVLRWIQDNVIAFGGDPNAVTIFGESAGGASGTYHMMSPLSQGLFHRVISQSGVNLNAWAQPAHPGVARERAIKLGEMLNCTQGKEGHFADMMSCLREVSAEEITKTLYDFYVWDTDPMIPFPPVVEPDLPGAFITKHPRNEDEPHAINLPWMTGITLDEGALKSSSLINVPTLRQSLNNHWNQALPVSLYYDHHDLNQQAKITKYINEYYFNNQQLIKATEKNLTNLYSDAWFLAGMDEYLRIRLRSLKAGPTYVYLFAHKGSASFTEIFEGGKETYYGVCHAEELQYLFPIGKDLFQTAIPTEEELDVRKIITKLWVNFARTGNPTPTDESIDQIAVQWPPTSGFPLQYLRIGSLDTSIEPLVALESGLLEERALFWRKLKAHNFKTSSEYDRLLHSRNEL, encoded by the exons ATGACGATCATGAAGTTTGTGGTCCTGATCGTCACTCTTATGTTAACAGAAACTAACGGACGAACCTCGGACAaacttaaagtaactttaccACACGGAGGTAAAGTTATTGGTAGATACCTGCATTCATTCAGCGGTCGGGGCATTCTCGCTTTCTTGGGAATACCATATGCTAAACCACCGATTGGCGAACTGCGTTTCAAG GCATCTGTTCCATATGGGGCATGGGTTGGTGAACGAAAGGCAATTACGGATGCCCCTTTGTGTACCCAGCGAGATCCGTACCGACGAGATGAAGCCATTTCCGGTGTCGAAGATTGCTTACAGCTAAACATTTATATCCCAGAACGTCTAAATTTGTCGTCATCTGATAAATTGGTACCAATTACGTTTCCAGTTATGGTATTCTTTCATGGCGGAGGATGGCAATGTGGCTCGGGAACACGGTCATTCTATGGTCCCGATTTCCTGCTAGAGCATGATGTTATCTACATTGCAGCAAACTTTCGGCTCGGGCCTCTGGGATTCCTCAGTACAGAGCAAGCGGATTGTCCAGGAAACAATGGACTCAAGGATCAAAGTTTGGTTTTGCGCTGGATTCAGGATAATGTAATTGCGTTCGGAGGTGACCCGAACGCTGTAACTATTTTTGGAGAGAGTGCCGGCGGTGCAAGTGGAACGTATCATATGATGTCTCCTCTATCTCAAGGACTCTTTCATCGGGTAATTTCACAATCAGGAGTTAATTTAAATGCTTGGGCACAGCCAGCGCATCCAGGAGTTGCTCGTGAGCGTGCCATCAAGTTAGGAGAGATGCTAAACTGTACACAAGGAAAAGAAGGACATTTTGCTGACATGATGAGTTGCTTAAGAGAAGTGTCTGCTgaggaaataacaaaaacattgtaTGACTTTTAT GTTTGGGATACAGATCCCATGATTCCCTTCCCTCCGGTCGTGGAGCCTGATTTGCCAGGGGCTTTCATCACTAAGCACCCGAGGAATGAGGATGAGCCACATGCTATCAATTTGCCTTGGATGACTGGCATTACATTGGATGAAGGTGCCCTAAAAAGTTCAT CGCTAATCAACGTGCCTACACTTCGCCAGAGTCTTAACAATCACTGGAACCAAGCTTTACCTGTATCTTTATACTATGACCACCACGACCTGAACCAACAGGCCAAAATTACTAAATACATTAATGAATACTACTTCAACAATCAACAACTTATAAaggcaacagaaaaaaatctaaCGAAC CTTTATTCAGATGCTTGGTTTTTGGCTGGCATGGATGAATATTTACGTATTCGGCTACGTTCCCTGAAAGCTGGGCCTACGTATGTGTACCTGTTTGCACATAAAGGATCTGCTAGTTTCACTGAAATTTTtgaaggtggaaaagaaacttATTATG GAGTCTGTCACGCGGAAGAACTTCAGTATTTGTTTCCGATCGGAAAGGATCTTTTCCAGACTGCTATTCCAACAGAAGAGGAATTAGATGTTAGGAAGATCATAACAAAGTTGTGGGTAAATTTTGCTCGAACTGGAAATCCAACTCCGACTGATGAATCGATTGATCAGATAGCCGTACAGTGGCCTCCAACCAGCGGATTTCCCCTACAATATTTACGCATCGGTAGTCTCGATACCTCTATTGAACCGCTTGTGGCTCTAGAGTCGGGTTTATTAGAAGAACGTGCTTTGTTCTGGCGTAAGCTAAAAGCGCACAACTTTAAGACATCTTCCGAATATGACCGTCTGCTTCATTCCCGAAATGAGTTGTGA
- the LOC131258515 gene encoding DENN domain-containing protein Crag: MEERRVADYFVVAGMPDQPKLLKENIFNDASHLRMANAIDPITDIGVYFPSLGEQIPADYEVLENTPSGLLADLNYGSVRTIACFIYYRRGKDKPPLVDIGVMYEGAERIMADAEIVLSTPGDRLANVNNSSAKTFLTFRRAPTDMACNELVVTDLCVVIPSKGEKPPHAFCMIHKTLNKGLMGSDVYLCYKKSMNRPKLISYEPEILHRYPTVDHSEFPLTLCPSVPLFCLPMGTTLEIWPHVPGGDGKMKRKPIQPIFSTFVLTVNDGTYKVYGSALTFYEDFDENNLNDQQRELLEWTVDSHKTHSLHVNKSICLLSRWPFGDTFEKWLQFLHRLSICNEKLPVPIERYITHLLDEVPFPSPSILLQLSTLSNTRILLTLPEDSPLPRSGAGFRQLLSNLGPENCLHVLLLVLTEQKLLIHSLRPAILTAVAEAVSSFLFPFKWQCPYIPLCPLGLAEVLHAPLPYLIGVDSRFFDLYEPPSDVTCVDLDTNNISLCDSQKHLTTKLLPKRAARILRQSLRNLEELSQNQGSESNNSLDRDLKKRKREQNLEQRIQEALLQFMASILKGYRDYLVPISKAPTIGATDPNALFRMEAFLRSRDKAHHKFFHLLMKTQMFIRFIEERSFVSDGDHNLAFFDECAEKVSAYEDTPTEIKLIEWDAGQNGSERTKFILPPECQPGLPDQTYSYNSFMLNSLLLKQSRRNVHDNTVPHYSSLAPGSPMARRTKHEIKTAQKLARKHQANPEHWAKHLLATCYSMYFIVLPSLISENSGREQTVLKTAYDLLSKACKLKVQCDEVCYRIMMQLCGMHNLPVLAVRLHYLMKRSGIQPNALTYGVYNRCVLEAQWPSDSILSSQIRWSRLRNIVIGAAHFKRAGKKFADRRRRSISQENNLVAAAAAGGDTLESVDGTSRTSLDSGYSQAEHQHTNMTLDFSAFDKLRGRLGAIVRQTTSSTHHQKTADVLSSAGLLISGEGTHHHKMQHIEGKSGYVAVSPAKSSNSCDLSPRTLARTDSFAGDTKFIDKLQRQNATNEEMKAKRSLDFQSVGNGSSQEEFDIKVTNVKGSPTKISPRTIVTQDDPLGALNHAPNDTIEVSQGRCETTQEGQSAITLSGKSTIYTDQPILFKGQRSATFDDSTQLNKSLQRSETMPMTNAVTSGFASLGSSLKFNFGRYSPARMSMKKDLKSLSTNMLENISSLSPGLTGKKSNEILQGGLSSIKNAASSMAKKLDEIKEAISANSTPVKTGLNDTLERDGHGSENDLLQHDDAAILATNGNRSRRVSSDFDLWGRFSESRKSSYNNLVPLGENTTSNISLNGYPTLPDNIYPMVEEVLETNVADYVIQMTSCSQCHNCSVLLYDEDIMAGWSAEDSNLNTSCQACGKVTVPFLTVQIILRKEELHHQSEPSPLHASAACPAPHPQHDVISVPYLNPLVLRKELENILSEEGDLALTRSSFEEEHPIIYWNLVWFMERIDASTHLPNLILPKQENDKVDPLSMVKTVAVQCLWDNPRLHAEAGPAMYMLWRQNQPDSTLLKALLTDQTSINRTIMQQVIASIRCNDLLTPVKRLANERQKLKHRGVDRTHSIYRDMLFLAFIEIGRSEIDLISFHREYAAVFDKLTEKECNTYYRSQDLPPSSMAIFCRAYFKPLLLP, from the exons ATGGAAGAGCGAAGAGTAGCAGACTACTTTGTTGTGGCCGGGATGCCCGACCAACCAAAATTactcaaagaaaacattttcaatgacGCGTCGCATTTGCGAATGGCTAACGCAATTGACCCGATTACGGACATTGGTGTGTATTTTCCTTCTCTGGGCGAACAAATCCCTGCTGACTATGAGGTTCTCGAAAACACACCGTCCGGATTGCTGGCAGATTTAAACTATGGTTCCGTTCGCACAATAGCATGTTTCATTTACTATCGACGGGGAAAAGATAAACCCCCCCTTGTTGACATCGGAGTAATGTACGAAGGAGCCGAACGTATTATGGCAGATGCAGAAATAGTACTCAGTACGCCGGGTGATCGTCTGGCAAACGTAAACAACTCATCTGCTAAAACTTTCCTAACATTCCGACGGGCGCCTACGGACATGGCATGTAATGAGCTTGTCGTTACTGATCTGTGTGTTGTGATACCATCGAAAGGAGAAAAACCGCCACATGCCTTCTGTATGATCCACAAAACGCTTAACAAGGGGCTCATGGGTAGCGATGTGTATCTGTGCTACAAAAAATCTATGAACCGTCCTAAGCTGATTAGTTACGAGCCGGAGATTCTGCATCGATACCCTACAGTTGATCACAGCGAATTTCCCCTTACACTTTGTCCAAGTGTTCCATTGTTTTGCTTGCCAATGGGCACCACCTTGGAAATATGGCCCCATGTGCCTGGAGGCGATGGAAAG ATGAAGCGGAAACCGATCCAACCGATCTTCAGTACATTCGTTTTAACTGTGAATGATGGAACATACAAGGTGTACGGATCAGCCTTAACTTTCTATGAAGATTTTGA tgaaaacaatttaaacgaCCAGCAGCGAGAATTACTTGAATGGACTGTGGACTCTCACAAAACACACTCATTACATGTTAATAAATCTATTTGCCTCCTATCCCGATGGCCATTTGGTGATACCTTCGAAAAATGGTTACAATTTTTACAC cGTTTGTCGATTTGCAACGAGAAATTGCCAGTTCCAATAGAAAGGTACATTACGCACTTGCTTGATGAGGTGCCATTCCCATCACCGAGTATTCTCTTACAACTCTCAACTCTAAGTAACACTAGAATACTGTTAACACTTCCTGAAGATTCTCCACTACCTAGAAGTGGGGCAGGTTTTCGGCAACTACTGTCTAATTTGGGACCAGAAAATTGTCTACACGTGTTGCTGCTTGTCCTAACTGAGCAAAAGTTACTTATTCATTCCCTTCGCCCAGCAATTCTCACTGCAGTAGCAGAAGCGGTCTCTTCGTTCTTGTTTCCATTTAAGTGGCAATGTCCATACATCCCACTGTGTCCGCTCGGCCTAGCAGAGGTGCTGCATGCTCCATTGCCGTACTTGATAGGAGTtgattctcgatttttcgatctaTATGAGCCTCCTAGCGACGTGACATGCGTTGATCTCGATACGAACAACATCAGTTTGTGTGATTCGCAGAAACATCTTACTACGAAGCTGCTTCCAAAGCGCGCTGCACGTATACTACGACAAAGTCTACGAAACTTGGAGGAATTGAGCCAAAACCAAGGCTCTGAGTCCAACAACAGCCTTGATAGGGATTTAAAGAAACGCAAGCGTGAGCAAAATCTCGAGCAGCGAATCCAGGAAGCATTGCTCCAGTTTATGGCGTCCATTCTTAAAGGTTATCGAGATTACCTTGTGCCGATCTCTAAAGCACCCACGATCGGAGCAACCGATCCCAATGCTCTGTTTCGCATGGAAGCTTTTTTGAGGTCTCGTGATAAGGCGCATCATAAGTTCTTCCATCTTTTGATGAAGACACAAATGTTCATTCGGTTCATCGAGGAAAGATCATTTGTGTCCGATGGTGATCATAATCTGGCATTTTTCGATGAGTGTGCGGAGAAAGTAAGCGCATACGAAGACACCCCAACGGAAATAAAGCTtattgaatgggatgctggccAGAATGGTAGTGAACGGACCAAATTCATTCTGCCTCCTGAATGCCAACCGGGGCTCCCAGACCAAACTTACAGCTATAATTCGTTCATGCTTAATTCACTTCTGTTGAAACAATCAAGACGCAACGTGCATGATAATACCGTGCCCCATTACAGTAGCCTCGCACCTGGATCGCCCATGGCACGCCgaacaaaacatgaaataaaaacggcgcAAAAGCTCGCTCGTAAACACCAAGCCAATCCAGAACATTGGGCGAAACATTTGCTGGCTACTTGTTATTCAATGTACTTCATTGTGCTGCCTAGTCTCATATCAGAGAACTCTGGTCGTGAACAAACCGTCCTAAAAACGGCATATGATTTGCTCAGTAAGGCTTGTAAGTTAAAAGTGCAGTGCGATGAAGTTTGTTATCGCATAATGATGCAGCTATGTGGCATGCACAACCTTCCGGTTCTCGCCGTTCGGTTACACTACCTGATGAAACGGTCCGGCATTCAACCAAATGCACTTACGTATGGCGTCTACAATCGATGCGTACTGGAAGCACAATGGCCATCAGATTCGATTCTTTCCTCGCAGATTCGTTGGAGCCGGTTGCGCAACATTGTTATCGGCGCAGCCCATTTTAAGCGGGCTGGGAAGAAGTTTGCTGATCGGCGTAGACGGTCAATATCGCaggaaaataatttagttgctgctgctgcagcaggagGCGATACGTTGGAATCGGTTGATGGAACTTCTCGAACAAGCCTAGACTCTGGTTATTCTCAGGCAGAACATCAACATACGAATATGACATTGGACTTTTCAGCATTTGACAAGCTTAGAGGGCGACTGGGAGCAATCGTTCGGCAAACCACCTCAAGTACACATCATCAAAAGACCGCGGATGTGTTGTCTAGTGCTGGACTTTTGATAAGTGGGGAAGGAACACATCATCACAAGATGCAACATATAGAAGGAAAGAGCGGTTATGTAGCTGTTTCGCCTGCAAAATCATCGAATTCATGTGACCTGAGTCCTCGTACGTTAGCCAGGACCGATAGTTTTGCAGGGGATACGAAATTTATCGACAAGCTTCAAAGGCAAAATGCTACAAATGAAGAAATGAAAGCTAAAAGATCACTTGACTTTCAATCAGTTGGTAATGGAAGTTCGCAGGAGGAATTCGACATCAAAGTAACCAATGTGAAGGGAAGCCCGACAAA AATTTCGCCACGTACGATTGTTACACAGGACGATCCATTAGGTGCGTTAAATCATGCACCGAACGATACAATTGAAGTATCACAGGGAAGATGTGAAACTACACAGGAAGGACAATCGGCAATTACATTAAGTGGCAAAAGCACTATCTACACAGATCAACCTATACTGTTTAAAGGCCAGCGCTCGGCAACTTTCGATGATTCAACTCAGTTGAATAAAAGCCTTCAGCGATCAGAGACTATGCCGATGACGAATGCAGTTACGTCCGGGTTCGCGAGCTTGGGTTCGTCTTTGAAGTTTAATTTTGG ccGTTATTCACCTGCACGTATGTCTATGAAAAAAGATTTGAAATCGTTATCCACAAATATGTTAGAGAATATTTCCAGTTTAAG TCCTGGTCTGACCGGAAAGAAGTCAAATGAAATTCTGCAGGGTGGTTTAAGCAGCATAAAGAATGCGGCCAGCTCTATGGCGAAAAAGTTGGATGAGATAAAGGAAGCAATTTCTGCTAACTCGACCCCTGTAAAGACCGGATTGAACGATACGTTAGAACGGGATGGCCATGGTTCGGAGAACGATTTACTGCAACACGACGATGCTGCTATACTAGCAACCAACGGAAATCGTTCCAGACGTGTTTCCAGCGACTTCGATTTGTGGGGCCGCTTTAGTGAATCCCGGAAGTCAAGTTACAATAATCTGGTTCCGCTTGGGGAAAACACTACATCAAACATTAGTTTGAATGGATATCCAACGCTGCCTGACAATATTTATCCTATGGTAGAAGAG GTTCTGGAAACTAACGTAGCAGATTATGTGATTCAAATGACCTCATGTTCACAGTGTCACAATTGCTCAGTGTTGCTGTACGATGAAGACATCATGGCAGGTTGGTCCGCAGAAGATTCGAACTTAAATACCAGCTGCCAGGCATGTGGTAAGGTGACAGTACCATTTTTGACGgttcaaataattttacgTAAAGAGGAGCTGCACCACCAATCCGAACCGTCACCTCTTCATGCATCTGCTGCCTGCCCGGCTCCGCATCCACAGCATGATGTTATAAGTGTGCCATACTTGAATCCCCTGGTACTGCGAAAAGAGTTGGAAAATATTCTTAGTGAAGAAGGTGATCTAGCTCTTACCAGGAGTAGCTTCGAAGAAGAGCATCCTATAATTTACTGGAATTTAGTATGGTTCATGGAGCGAATAGATGCCAGTACACATCTTCCAAACTTAATATTGCCGAAACAG GAAAATGACAAGGTTGATCCGCTAAGTATGGTTAAAACCGTAGCTGTTCAATGCTTGTGGGACAACCCTCGACTGCATGCGGAGGCCGGTCCAGCGATGTACATGCTCTGGCGACAGAATCAGCCAGATAGCACACTGCTCAAAGCATTGCTTACAGATCAAACATCTATTAATCGAAC TATTATGCAGCAAGTGATTGCCTCAATTCGCTGCAACGATTTGCTAACCCCGGTCAAACGGTTAGCTAACGAGAGGCAAAAACTTAAGCATCGGGGTGTCGACCGAACACACTCGATATATCGCGACATGTTGTTCCTAGCCTTCATTGAAATCGGCCGCTCCGAAATCGATCTTATTTCATTTCACCGTGAGTACGCTGCAGTTTTCGACAAGCTGACCGAAAAGGAATGCAACACGTATTATCGTAGTCAAGACTTACCGCCATCGTCCATGGCCATCTTTTGTCGAGCTTACTTCAAACCGCTTCTTTTACCGTGA
- the LOC131258522 gene encoding dual specificity mitogen-activated protein kinase kinase dSOR1, protein MSKMTKNKLNLTLPPGSVDVPAGQQTTPTPSFKTPSGTEYVIGKHNLLGKTKNSIDALTETLEELEMEESARKRIKVFLSQKEKIGELSDEDLEKLGELGSGNGGVVMKVRHIPTQLIMARKLIHLEVKPAIKKQIIRELKVLHECNFPHIVGFYGAFYSDGEISICMEYMDGGSLDLILKRAGRIPEAILAKITSAVLKGLSYLRDKHAIMHRDVKPSNILVNSSGEIKICDFGVSGQLIDSMANSFVGTRSYMSPERLQGTHYSVQSDIWSLGLSLVEMAIGMYPIPPPDAKMLDLIFQERNEDNSPGQNIIEPKPMAIFELLDYIVNEPPPRLEHNSFTDRFKDFVDRCLKKNPEERADLKTLMNHDWIKNIEAEDVDIAGWVCKTMDLAPSTPKRNASPFAN, encoded by the exons ATGAGTAAGATGactaaaaacaaactcaaccTCACACTTCCACCTGGATCAGTGGATGTTCCGGCCGGACAACAAACTACGCCAACTCCTTCTTTCAAAACACCATCGGGCACAGAGTACGTGATCGGAAAACACAACTTACTaggtaaaacgaaaaacagtaTTGATGCGTTGACCGAAACACTTGAAGAACTCGAGATGGAGGAAAGTGCTCGCAAACGAATCAAGGTATTCTTGAGCCAAAAGGAAAAGATCGGCGAACTAAGTGACGAAGACTTAGAAAAGCTCGGAGAACTGGGCTCGGGCAACGGAGGTGTTGTGATGAAGGTGCGTCACATTCCTACTCAACTTATTATGGCCCGGAAGCTTATACACTTAGAAGTAAAACCAGCTATAAAGAAGCAGATCATTCGCGAACTGAAGGTGTTACATGAATGCAATTTCCCGCACATCGTTGGATTTTATGGTGCATTTTACAGTGACGGAGAGATAAGTATTTGTATGGAATACATGGATGGGGGATCGCTTGATTTGATATTAAAACGCGCTGGACGCATACCGGAAGCTATTTTGGCCAAAATCACATCTGCTGTTCTAAAGGGTCTAAGCTATTTACGCGATAAACATGCCATCATGCACAGAGACGTGAAACCTAGCAATATTCTGGTGAACAGCAGCGGTGAAATTAAGATTTGCGACTTTGGGGTATCCGGCCAACTCATCGACTCAATGGCCAATTCATTTGTTGGAACTAGAAGCTATATGTCG CCTGAACGCCTACAAGGAACGCATTATTCTGTGCAATCCGACATCTGGTCGCTGGGACTTTCTTTAGTAGAAATGGCCATAGGAATGTATCCTATTCCTCCACCAGATGCCAAAATGTTGGATCTTATTTTTCAAGAAAGAAACGAAGACAATTCTCCGGGACAAAATATCATCGAACCGAAACCAATGGCTATTTTCGAGTTGCTAGACTACATTGTTAATGAACCACCACCTAGATTGGAACACAACTCATTCACGGATCGATTCAAGGATTTTGTTGATCGTTGTCTGAAGAAAAATCCTGAAGAGAGGGCTGATTTGAAAACACTGATG AACCATGACTGGATTAAAAACATTGAAGCTGAAGATGTTGATATTGCTGGCTGGGTGTGTAAAACAATGGATTTGGCACCTTCTACACCGAAACGGAACGCTTCTCCTTTTGCGAACTGA